Part of the Zea mays cultivar B73 chromosome 4, Zm-B73-REFERENCE-NAM-5.0, whole genome shotgun sequence genome is shown below.
TACGCTTGATCAGGTCAAGTGAGAGTTTGTGCTTGTTTACTCCGGTGATCGACATCGCCTAAACAATTTAGTGGCGATCAGGAGCTTAGTGATTATTCAATGAGGATTATTCAATTGAATACTCAAGTTTTTGCTGATCTATATTAATTTGTCAATAATGTATTACATAAAGTAGCATTAGAGCACTAATTTCTTTAATCTTTTGAATTTTTGACTACCCAATCTCAAATGTCTGGTCCTGCTTCTGGAACTTAGCGACATAAAAGATGAAGTGAGCTACTATTAAGTAAGATTTAATTGTTGAAAAAAAAATTAGATGAACCTAATTTACTTCATTTTGTAACACCTTCCACACATTTTGCAGTTCGTATCTCCAGGACTTTATCAACTATGGGCATGCATATGCATATATCCTGAGTAGGAGTGAAGATGagttctaaattttacactataagatttaaggaccGAATCGGATTAGGACCGAGCTCTATTACTATTTATTTtttaactaaaatttatttagaatCGTACCGTTTTGTAAAGAATTATTTAGATCGCGATCCATTATCACCTCTGATCCTGAGTTGTTAAAAATCCAATTGCGGAGGAAACTGACAGGGGAAGGGAAGTGTCACCATCCCGACGTTTTTTTTAATAATCCCTGACGGAGAGGACAAACGATGATAATCGTGTCGTGTCTACCACGATCGGGTTTCGGCGACGCAGCTTCGGAGCGTGAACCTTCGCAGATAATTAAAGGCAACTGCGGGTCGATTAACGATTGACCAGGTATCGTCTGTACGGGCTTTTATTcatttgtttttttttttggCAATACAGCAACCATTATTATCTTCTGCTCAAAACGTGAGGTTCCTGCACAGCAACCATTTCTGGTCTTCCCGTCCGAAAGCTACAGCTCTTTCTCTGCCCTGTCGTGTCGTGAGGGGGTGAAACGGAAACTGATGGCGCTACGCGGCCTGGCCCCAACAAACCCATCCGTCACGGCCCTGTCACCGAGGGAGCGCCGTGGATTCGGTCAGATTGGGGTTTCGTTCACCGCCCCCTGCGCCGTTGGGAAATCGAAACATCGGGACAGACAATGCCGCCATTGCCTTTCGCTACCAGGATACTGCATGAGCGCCATGCCGCCATGGAACGCGGGGATGGAAGTGTTCAGTGCACGAGATGTCCGAAATACAAGAATAAGTGGATTCATTTGTGCAGGAAGGTTCTGTAACAGGATTGCTTTGCTTCCGTGCACTGCAAGTATGACGATATAATACTATCAAGTGGTATTTTTTTTCTTAACCTTTTTGATCAGTAGTTATTTAAGGTATCAAATTTGAGGCTCAATGAACCTCATTGAACTGCCATATTTTTAACTTTTTAGACTGTCTCCAGTAACGTCCTCTATATACATCCTTtatatccgtcctttacagtcttctctaaaagatttcatctcCTATATCCactttctctccaacaacgtcctctaaatcacgtcctctatatgtaaatacctatattaaagatatttttaattttttattttttgtacatacgtatttgtcatactctaaAATGTgttatacatattttagttttattaaaccggttgtttaaagtattcaaatagatagagaaccgtttagagaaactctacatatagaggacccagcagcgttctctaaatttagaggaccgtttagaggacatTGCTGGAGGGAGTAGAGGACGTTCTCGTCCTCTAAATTTATAGTACATGACCATTTAGAGCTCCTTGTTAGAGCTAGTCTTATTAGCATTGGCATCAGAACTGGAAATTTCTACAGTTGATTTAACTGTTTTTTTTTCTTATAACTTTAGACTAGCGTGGTGTCAAACTTTTGCAATTTCATCGAACTTCTGAACTGACAGCAGCAATTGTCAGCAACAATTTCCATTTGTTTTGATCTAAATAAAGTAACAATTTCCAGGCTACAGGATTCGAAACTAAAACACAACAGCCACACTCCTACCCTGAAACTCGCCTATACAAAGACGATGCCGTGCTCCTTAATGGTCTCAATCACGATGCCAAGCTTGCTCTCGACTCTCGTTCTTCTTGGGCTCATAGGCCaaagcaaagacgtcggcgtccaTGGACCTCTCGGCGATGAGCCTCCCGGTGGTCCTGCAGGCGTTGTCGTCGACAAGGGATGGGAGGGTGAGCCGGAAGTCCTTGGCGTCGTTGGTGGTGGCCACGGCGATGACCTTGCTGGTGCCCCTGTGCATGACCTTTGCGTGCACGAAGCGCTTGGAGGGAAAAAAAATTGAGCAGGAAGGGGCGCATGTACATGTCTGTTTCCACGACTTGCGGTTGGGCCGCTGCTCCGTCTCCCCGCGCGACCGCCGCGTCCACGCCGCACACACCACCGTGCTCTGCTGCGGCGGGTTGGCGATGGGCTAGATCAGCGCTAGGACATCATCGCGGTTACCGAATCGTAGCTTGCCGGTGCCTCACGTGAGAGAGGGGGTTTAAAGGGTTCGGACCTGGCGGTTGCCGGAGGCGGGACCGGTGAGTAGAGAGCGAGGCCAGGGGCCGACTCGATGCTGAAGATGGCTACGGAGGCAGACCATGAGAGCGACGATGTGCTGAGACCTGAGAGATGGTGCAGGAGAATGGCGCTGGGCCAGCAGCATTGCCGTCGTGGGGTGGAGCGAGGCCATGATAGCGTTGGGGATGGGGAGTGGGCGAACCGCGAACGGGACGGGACGGAAGAGGCCGTTATCCAGTTTGTATTTAGTTCATAGATCACCACGGTTTCTATATATAAACTATTTAACAAAAAAACTCAATATTTTTTATTTATTGTCTCCGCTCTTCatataatattttttgatttaACTAACTGatattattgtttactccatccaatattgtcggcgtttcgagaccgggggtctctaagccgacgagtgagtgtgccgcgtgccccagcccagatgggtcgagcgcgtgggcgagcgcgaaggggggaaagacgaggtggccggagacgggcgtgagagaggtggagatcccgcggccttcgtgttcgtcccgcgcccaggtcgggtgcgcttgcagtaggggggttacaagcgtccacgcgggtgagggaagcgagcggccccaagagagcgcctgtcccgtcctcggtcccgcgcggccaaccttctctaagaaggccctggtccttccttttataggtgtaaggagaggatccaggtgtacaatgggggtgtagcagagtgctacgtgtctagcgaagggagagctagcgccataagtacatgccaatgtggcagccgaagagatcttggcaccctgctggtgtgatgtcgtggctgtcggaggagcaacggagcttggcggagggacagctgtcggggcggtcgagtctttgctgacgtccccctgcttccgtaagggagctgagagccgccgtcgtcacagggcacgcggggcgccatcattgcctatctggcggagctggccagatgggacaccggtcttgttctccgcggcccgagtcggctcggggtagggtgatgatggcgctccctgttgacgtggcgggcctgcgcccgaggccgggcgacgtgggggctcctccgaagctggggtcgaatctgtcttccgttgccgaggccgagcccgagcccccggggtcgggcgaggcgaaggtcgttcggcagaggccagggcggagtccgagccctagggtcgggcgaagcggagttcgtcgtcttcagggtcttagcccgagtccgagccctggggtcgggcggagcggagttcgccgtcttccgggtcttagcccgagtccgagccctggggtcgggcggagcggagttcgccgtcttccgggtcttagcccgagtccgagccctggggtcgggcggagcggagttcgccgtcttccgggtcttagcccgagtccgagccctggggtcgggcggtgcggagttcgccgtcttccgggtcttagcccgagtccgagccctggggtcgggcggagcggagcttcctatggcgccttt
Proteins encoded:
- the LOC103653934 gene encoding uncharacterized protein, with the protein product MASLHPTTAMLLAQRHSPAPSLRSQHIVALMVCLRSHLQHRVGPWPRSLLTGPASGNRQSTVVCAAWTRRSRGETEQRPNRKSWKQTCTCAPSCSIFFPSKRFVHAKVMHRGTSKVIAVATTNDAKDFRLTLPSLVDDNACRTTGRLIAERSMDADVFALAYEPKKNESREQAWHRD